The proteins below come from a single Thermopolyspora flexuosa genomic window:
- a CDS encoding winged helix-turn-helix domain-containing protein has product MATSAYPAPTSPGVSPGPVPPEPAAAPPSGRPETELSADEARRIILRAQGLLGADGRRGGVPAMLRRLAAVQLDTISVLARSHELVAYARLGPVGREAVERAYWHEPARAFEYWCHAMCVLPIEHWPLLAFRRRAYRERRKRWHEVPAGLGEVLARVRDEGPVTTTDLGGARNGGAWWDWSDVKIALEYLLDIGEVVCTRRVGWRRVYDLAERAVPPELLGAEPDDEECVARLAAIAGRALGVATRADLVDFLRLDGRHAAILDRLLAEGACGLVPVRVAGWPQARGGAGRANAYADPVALATEPRGRHRTTLLSPFDSLVWDRARTERVFGFTHRLEAYVPRHKRVHGYYVMPVLAQGRLIARVDPAREGRTLVARYVGFESGGNGRGNGAGNGTIGGVRAAHVAAVRDALWAAAAWVGCDDVRVERVLPAEHDAALRRALESRDAPVR; this is encoded by the coding sequence ATGGCCACGAGCGCGTATCCCGCCCCCACCTCCCCGGGCGTCTCCCCCGGGCCCGTCCCCCCGGAGCCGGCGGCCGCGCCGCCCTCCGGCCGTCCGGAGACCGAGCTGTCGGCCGACGAGGCACGCCGGATCATCCTGCGGGCGCAGGGGCTGCTCGGCGCGGACGGGCGGCGCGGCGGCGTGCCCGCCATGCTGCGCCGGCTCGCCGCCGTGCAGCTCGACACGATCTCGGTGCTCGCCCGGTCCCACGAGCTCGTGGCGTACGCCCGGCTCGGGCCGGTCGGGCGCGAGGCGGTGGAGCGGGCCTACTGGCACGAGCCCGCCCGCGCCTTCGAGTACTGGTGCCACGCGATGTGCGTGCTGCCGATCGAGCACTGGCCGCTGCTGGCGTTCCGGCGCCGCGCCTACCGGGAGCGCCGCAAGCGCTGGCACGAGGTGCCGGCCGGCCTCGGCGAGGTGCTCGCCCGGGTGCGGGACGAGGGGCCGGTCACCACCACCGACCTCGGCGGGGCGAGGAACGGCGGCGCGTGGTGGGACTGGTCGGACGTAAAGATCGCCCTCGAGTACCTGCTCGACATCGGCGAGGTGGTGTGCACCCGCCGGGTCGGCTGGCGGCGCGTGTACGACCTCGCCGAGCGCGCGGTGCCGCCGGAGCTGCTCGGGGCCGAGCCGGACGACGAGGAGTGCGTGGCGCGCCTCGCCGCGATCGCGGGCCGGGCGCTCGGCGTGGCCACCCGGGCCGACCTGGTGGACTTCCTCCGCCTCGACGGGCGGCACGCGGCGATCCTCGACCGCCTGCTCGCCGAGGGGGCGTGCGGCCTGGTTCCGGTCCGCGTCGCGGGCTGGCCGCAGGCGCGCGGCGGCGCCGGGCGGGCGAACGCGTACGCCGATCCCGTCGCGCTCGCGACCGAGCCGCGCGGGCGGCACCGCACCACGCTGCTGTCGCCGTTCGACTCGCTGGTGTGGGACCGCGCCCGCACCGAGCGGGTGTTCGGCTTCACCCACCGGCTTGAGGCGTACGTCCCGCGGCACAAGCGGGTGCACGGCTACTACGTGATGCCGGTGCTCGCCCAGGGCCGGCTGATCGCCCGGGTGGACCCGGCACGGGAGGGCCGCACGCTCGTCGCGCGGTACGTCGGCTTCGAGTCCGGCGGCAACGGCCGCGGGAACGGCGCCGGCAACGGCACGATCGGCGGCGTGCGCGCCGCGCACGTGGCGGCCGTGCGCGACGCACTGTGGGCGGCCGCGGCCTGGGTCGGCTGCGACGACGTGCGGGTGGAGCGGGTGCTCCCCGCGGAGCACGACGCCGCGCTGCGCCGGGCCCTGGAGTCCCGGGACGCGCCGGTCAGGTGA
- a CDS encoding response regulator produces the protein MTRPDEAARAADGGEPIRVLIVDDHALIRRSLELALTAEPDIEVVGEASDGEEAVELAGRLMPDVVLMDVRMPRRTGIEATRGIKEAVPSARIIMLTVSDEEEDLFDAIKAGATGYLLKDVQIDEVPDAVRSVYEGQSLINPSMATKLIQEFAAMSRKEAERPPQVPAPRLTDREMEVLRLVAKGMNNREIAKELFISENTVKNHVRNILEKLQLHSRMEAVVYAVRERLLEIT, from the coding sequence GTGACCCGACCCGACGAGGCGGCCCGCGCGGCCGACGGCGGCGAGCCGATCCGCGTGCTGATCGTTGACGATCACGCGCTGATCCGCCGCAGCCTCGAGCTCGCGCTGACCGCGGAGCCGGACATCGAAGTGGTCGGTGAGGCGAGCGACGGGGAGGAGGCGGTCGAGCTCGCCGGCCGCCTCATGCCCGATGTCGTGCTCATGGACGTGCGCATGCCCCGGCGCACCGGCATCGAGGCGACCCGCGGCATCAAGGAGGCCGTGCCGAGCGCGCGGATCATCATGCTCACGGTGAGCGACGAGGAGGAGGACCTCTTCGACGCCATCAAGGCGGGCGCGACGGGCTACCTGCTCAAGGACGTGCAGATCGACGAGGTGCCCGACGCGGTGCGCAGCGTGTACGAGGGGCAGTCGCTGATCAACCCCTCGATGGCGACCAAGCTCATCCAGGAGTTCGCGGCGATGAGCCGCAAGGAGGCCGAGCGTCCCCCGCAGGTGCCCGCCCCCCGGCTCACCGATCGCGAGATGGAGGTCCTGCGGCTCGTCGCGAAGGGCATGAACAACCGCGAGATCGCCAAGGAGCTGTTCATCTCCGAGAACACGGTGAAGAACCACGTCCGCAACATCCTGGAGAAGCTCCAGCTCCACTCCCGGATGGAGGCGGTGGTCTACGCGGTGCGCGAGCGCCTGCTGGAGATCACCTGA
- the hpf gene encoding ribosome hibernation-promoting factor, HPF/YfiA family — translation MDIIVKGRHTGVSDRFRDHVKSKLARIERLDNRLIRVSVEVSKERNPRLADQRERVELTIHSRGPAIRAEASAADRFAALDLALDKLENRLRRIADRRKVHYGSQCPPSVAEITAALARLDELRAQEGGQAARSTAEAEEETYEDTYAAEQEEARRREAGGEEEPIVPIPMEGEGPLVVREKYHKAQPMTVDQALLEMELVGHDFYLFRDKENGLPSVVYRRRGYHYGVLRLIEE, via the coding sequence GTGGACATCATCGTCAAGGGTCGGCACACCGGTGTGAGCGATCGCTTCCGCGATCACGTGAAGAGCAAGCTCGCCAGGATCGAGCGCCTCGACAACCGGCTGATCCGCGTGTCGGTGGAGGTGTCCAAGGAGCGTAACCCGCGTCTTGCGGACCAGCGGGAGCGGGTCGAGCTGACCATCCACTCCCGCGGCCCGGCCATCCGCGCCGAGGCGTCGGCCGCCGATCGCTTCGCCGCCCTCGACCTCGCCCTTGACAAGCTGGAGAACCGGCTGCGCCGGATCGCCGACCGCCGCAAGGTGCACTACGGCAGCCAGTGCCCCCCCTCGGTTGCCGAGATCACGGCGGCGCTCGCCCGGCTCGACGAGTTGCGTGCCCAGGAAGGCGGCCAGGCCGCGCGGAGCACGGCCGAGGCCGAGGAGGAGACGTACGAGGACACCTACGCCGCGGAGCAGGAGGAGGCGCGGCGGCGGGAGGCCGGCGGCGAGGAGGAGCCGATCGTCCCGATCCCCATGGAGGGCGAGGGCCCGCTCGTCGTCCGTGAGAAGTATCACAAGGCCCAGCCGATGACCGTCGACCAGGCGTTGCTCGAGATGGAGCTGGTCGGACACGACTTCTACCTCTTCCGCGACAAGGAGAACGGCCTGCCCAGCGTCGTGTACCGGCGCCGCGGCTACCACTACGGCGTGCTGCGGCTGATCGAGGAGTAG
- a CDS encoding ComF family protein — protein sequence MRTVSPGVTRGILPGLAPGRLLGPLLDLLLPQRCAGCGDTAGPLCVDCAAGLAGRPGPHRPCPAPAGLPECWTATAYAGAARRLILAYKERGRTALAPALAACLAAVTAAAVPYRTGPVVLVPVPSARAARRARGHDPVGRLAALTARRLARPDRPVVVAPVLGQRRRVADQAGLDAARRAANLHRAFAVVRPVPPGACVLVDDVITTGATLAEAARALREAGVRPSLAVTIAATRRRKIIRDDHSA from the coding sequence ATGCGCACGGTGTCGCCCGGCGTCACGCGCGGGATCCTGCCCGGTCTCGCGCCCGGCCGCCTGCTCGGCCCGCTGCTCGATCTGCTGTTGCCGCAGCGCTGCGCGGGCTGCGGGGACACGGCGGGCCCGCTCTGCGTGGACTGTGCGGCCGGGCTGGCCGGGCGGCCGGGGCCGCACCGGCCGTGTCCGGCCCCGGCGGGCCTGCCCGAGTGCTGGACGGCCACGGCGTACGCGGGGGCGGCCCGGCGGCTGATCCTCGCCTACAAGGAGCGCGGCCGTACCGCCCTCGCGCCCGCGCTCGCCGCCTGCCTCGCCGCGGTCACGGCCGCGGCGGTGCCGTACCGGACGGGCCCGGTGGTGCTGGTGCCGGTGCCGAGCGCGCGGGCGGCGCGGCGGGCGCGCGGGCACGACCCGGTCGGCCGGCTCGCGGCGCTCACGGCCCGGCGGCTCGCCCGGCCGGACCGGCCCGTGGTCGTCGCGCCCGTGCTCGGGCAGCGGCGCCGGGTGGCCGACCAGGCGGGGCTGGACGCGGCGCGGCGGGCGGCGAACCTGCACCGCGCGTTCGCCGTCGTACGGCCGGTCCCGCCCGGGGCCTGCGTGCTCGTGGACGACGTGATCACCACCGGGGCGACGCTCGCCGAGGCCGCGCGGGCGCTCCGCGAGGCGGGCGTGCGGCCCTCGCTCGCGGTCACGATCGCCGCGACACGCCGAAGGAAAATCATCCGTGACGATCACTCGGCGTAA
- a CDS encoding LpqB family beta-propeller domain-containing protein: MRTGEPRGTGRGPGRGGAVLPLLLALVLALAGCSLVPMGGNPVPGEEAGSGDSLSRPFYRKIAPSPKPGGTPIEILKGFQAAMAGDDDSRVVARSYLTGEAARTWNPWAGVTVYDQEKQIRVVTSPDDENVTRLVLEANVVATVDDDGRYRPAVGDMEDKDPEDKTFTLVKTPQGWRISSAPPGLLLSLDDFRRIYRPLDLYFPDQQMSGLVVDRVQIPVSPRETLIESLLERLLQGPTSALGSAVRSAIPVGTRLNRVTAAEQGTLVVDFSAEILSARSSETVQRAMEAQLAWTLRGLASGRTVEVLVNGEPWPGGGLRIELDRYAGYDPNVLGQQPEAYFMRNGRLHRLTWNGDPGVAPGVAGKKTRAVRRPAISGNANTYVAALGDDGIYVAPLADEGEWQRWVRGRDLTPPSWDRYDEVWTVERVGEQRSRVWRSNGSTQRHVQAPELENKHVSALKVARDGVRVAVVADDGLAQRVYVGAIDRDGGRIDGLLPLDATASGVEVVDIAWQDAQTLLVLTRDNKQNRELTAWDVTDGTQLTSAGLKADSRIRTITAAPNGRLLAGTGDDGEILMWDPDKKKEWMATAMRGADTPAFPLS, encoded by the coding sequence ATGCGGACCGGTGAGCCGCGGGGGACCGGCCGCGGGCCGGGCCGGGGCGGCGCGGTGCTGCCACTGCTGCTCGCCCTGGTGCTGGCGCTCGCCGGGTGCAGCCTCGTGCCGATGGGGGGCAACCCCGTGCCCGGGGAGGAGGCGGGCTCCGGCGACTCGCTGAGCCGGCCGTTCTATCGCAAGATCGCCCCCTCGCCGAAGCCGGGCGGGACGCCGATCGAGATCCTCAAGGGCTTCCAGGCCGCGATGGCGGGCGACGACGACTCCCGCGTCGTGGCCCGTTCGTACCTCACCGGGGAGGCCGCGCGCACCTGGAACCCGTGGGCCGGCGTCACCGTGTACGACCAGGAGAAGCAGATCCGGGTGGTGACGTCGCCCGACGACGAGAACGTGACCCGCCTGGTGCTCGAGGCGAACGTGGTGGCGACCGTGGACGACGACGGCCGCTACCGGCCCGCCGTCGGCGACATGGAGGACAAGGACCCCGAGGACAAGACCTTCACCCTGGTGAAGACCCCCCAGGGCTGGCGCATCTCGTCCGCGCCCCCCGGGCTGCTGCTCTCCCTGGACGACTTCCGGCGCATCTACCGGCCGCTCGACCTGTACTTCCCGGACCAGCAGATGTCCGGCCTCGTGGTCGACCGGGTGCAGATCCCGGTGAGCCCGCGGGAGACCCTCATCGAGTCCCTGCTGGAGCGGCTGCTGCAGGGGCCGACCTCGGCGCTCGGCAGCGCGGTGCGCAGCGCGATCCCGGTCGGCACCCGGCTCAACCGGGTCACCGCCGCCGAGCAGGGCACCCTCGTCGTCGACTTCAGCGCCGAGATCCTCTCGGCCCGCTCCTCCGAAACCGTGCAGCGCGCCATGGAGGCGCAGCTCGCCTGGACGCTGCGCGGGCTCGCCTCCGGCCGGACGGTCGAGGTGCTGGTGAACGGCGAGCCGTGGCCGGGCGGCGGCCTGCGCATCGAGCTCGACCGTTACGCCGGTTACGACCCCAACGTGCTGGGCCAGCAGCCCGAGGCCTACTTCATGCGGAACGGCCGGCTGCACCGGCTCACCTGGAACGGCGACCCCGGCGTGGCGCCGGGCGTGGCCGGGAAGAAGACCCGTGCCGTGCGACGCCCGGCGATCTCCGGGAACGCGAACACGTACGTGGCCGCGCTCGGCGACGACGGGATCTACGTGGCCCCGCTCGCCGACGAGGGCGAGTGGCAGCGCTGGGTCCGGGGCCGGGACCTCACCCCGCCGTCCTGGGACCGGTACGACGAGGTGTGGACCGTGGAGCGCGTCGGGGAGCAGCGGTCGCGGGTGTGGCGTTCCAACGGCTCGACGCAGCGCCACGTGCAGGCCCCCGAGCTGGAGAACAAGCACGTGAGCGCGCTGAAGGTGGCCCGGGACGGGGTCCGGGTCGCGGTGGTCGCCGACGACGGGCTCGCCCAGCGGGTGTACGTCGGCGCGATCGACCGGGACGGCGGGCGCATCGACGGCCTGCTGCCGCTGGACGCGACCGCGTCGGGCGTCGAGGTCGTCGACATCGCCTGGCAGGACGCCCAGACGCTGCTCGTGCTCACCCGGGACAACAAGCAGAACCGGGAGCTCACCGCCTGGGACGTCACCGACGGCACCCAGCTCACCTCGGCGGGCCTGAAGGCCGACTCCCGGATCCGGACGATCACGGCGGCGCCGAACGGCCGGCTGCTCGCCGGCACCGGGGACGACGGCGAGATCCTCATGTGGGATCCGGACAAGAAGAAGGAGTGGATGGCCACGGCCATGCGCGGGGCCGACACCCCGGCCTTCCCGCTGAGCTGA
- the mtrB gene encoding MtrAB system histidine kinase MtrB — protein sequence MPPSPAAQSESAQGRGAPGTRAQRKGAPVRPGAGRTSPGRNAPRKGKSTAKSAKKRRRRTLRQIARGVRRRARRAAGRVRRLWRRSLQLRVVTSTLVISIVVVAVLGVFLMQSITTTMIDARIRAGLAEAQANVATAVGHLTAQPGEAAKQSSTRQGDAPVLPSDPVEVAANALANRASDRYNVIILSETDVGKDYVTGDIDPRSLPPRMRKQVQKITPGDPPQRLTTPLYYENSAAAVPGLVIGHRVEGPPGRTYEIYHFFPLREEEETLALVRQMVVAVGAVLVLLLAAIASLVTRQVVIPVRLARQAAERLAAGNLEERLKVRGEDDLARLGTSFNDMASNLAQKIRQLEELSQVQRQFVSDVSHELRTPLTTVRMAADLLYEAREDFDPAVRRSAELMQNQLERFEAMLNDLLEISRHDAGAATLVADTVDMRDVVLRAVGDSQALAEKHSTRIELRLPSEPCMAEVDTRRVERILRNLLFNAIEHGEGKDIIVTLGADRDAVAVAVRDHGVGLKPGEENLVFDRFWRADPSRKRTIGGTGLGLAISREDAMLHGGWLQAWGAPGEGAQFRLSLPRVAGAELRGSPLPLVPPEVEMRRTWRGHASVTSSIGGAGPATASGTAAGTGSGTVSGAAKGSGNGSAPASGNGPAAEAAAGAGATTGTAGDSGAGVTPDSGAAGAPRTEAAARDAEVRDGGGGDADR from the coding sequence ATGCCCCCGTCGCCCGCCGCCCAGAGCGAGAGCGCCCAGGGCCGAGGCGCCCCGGGCACGAGAGCGCAGCGCAAGGGCGCTCCGGTCCGGCCCGGTGCGGGCCGGACCTCGCCGGGCCGGAACGCCCCCCGCAAGGGGAAGAGCACGGCGAAGAGCGCCAAGAAGCGGCGCCGCCGGACGCTCCGGCAGATCGCGCGGGGCGTCCGGAGGCGGGCGCGGCGCGCCGCCGGCCGGGTACGCCGGCTGTGGCGGCGCTCCCTGCAGCTGCGGGTGGTCACGAGCACGCTGGTCATCTCGATCGTCGTCGTCGCCGTGCTCGGGGTCTTCCTCATGCAGTCGATCACCACGACGATGATCGACGCGCGGATCCGGGCCGGGCTCGCCGAGGCGCAGGCGAACGTCGCCACGGCGGTCGGGCACCTCACCGCGCAGCCCGGCGAGGCGGCCAAGCAGTCCTCCACCCGGCAGGGCGACGCCCCCGTGCTGCCGAGCGACCCGGTGGAGGTCGCGGCGAACGCGCTCGCCAACCGGGCCAGCGACCGGTACAACGTGATCATCCTCAGCGAGACCGACGTCGGTAAGGACTACGTCACCGGCGACATCGACCCGCGCAGCCTGCCTCCGCGCATGCGCAAGCAGGTGCAGAAGATCACCCCGGGGGATCCGCCGCAGCGCCTCACCACGCCGCTGTACTACGAGAACAGCGCCGCCGCGGTGCCCGGGCTGGTGATCGGCCACCGGGTGGAGGGGCCGCCCGGCCGGACGTACGAGATCTACCACTTCTTCCCGCTCCGCGAGGAGGAGGAGACGCTCGCCCTCGTCCGGCAGATGGTGGTGGCGGTCGGCGCCGTGCTCGTGCTGCTGCTCGCGGCGATCGCCTCGCTCGTCACCCGCCAGGTCGTCATCCCGGTACGGCTCGCCCGCCAGGCCGCCGAGCGCCTCGCCGCGGGCAACCTGGAGGAGCGGCTCAAGGTCCGCGGGGAGGACGACCTCGCCCGGCTCGGCACCTCGTTCAACGACATGGCCTCCAACCTCGCGCAGAAGATCCGCCAGTTGGAGGAGCTCTCCCAGGTGCAGCGCCAGTTCGTCTCCGACGTGTCGCACGAGCTGCGCACCCCGCTCACCACCGTGCGGATGGCGGCCGACCTGCTGTACGAGGCCCGCGAGGACTTCGACCCCGCGGTGCGCCGGTCGGCCGAGCTCATGCAGAACCAGCTCGAGCGCTTCGAGGCGATGCTCAACGACCTGCTGGAGATCAGCCGGCACGACGCGGGGGCGGCCACCCTCGTCGCCGACACGGTGGACATGCGCGACGTGGTGCTGCGCGCGGTCGGCGACTCCCAGGCGCTCGCCGAGAAGCACTCGACCCGGATCGAGCTGCGGCTGCCGAGCGAGCCGTGCATGGCCGAGGTGGACACCCGCCGGGTCGAGCGCATCCTGCGCAACCTGCTGTTCAACGCGATCGAGCACGGCGAGGGCAAGGACATCATCGTCACCCTCGGCGCGGACCGGGACGCGGTGGCGGTCGCGGTGCGCGACCACGGCGTCGGGCTCAAGCCGGGGGAGGAGAACCTCGTCTTCGACCGGTTCTGGCGGGCCGACCCGTCGCGGAAGCGCACCATCGGCGGCACCGGGCTCGGCCTGGCGATCTCCCGCGAGGACGCGATGCTGCACGGCGGCTGGCTGCAGGCGTGGGGCGCGCCCGGGGAGGGCGCGCAGTTCCGCCTCTCCCTGCCCCGGGTCGCGGGCGCCGAGCTGCGCGGCTCGCCGCTGCCGCTGGTGCCGCCGGAGGTGGAGATGCGCCGCACCTGGCGCGGCCACGCCTCGGTGACGTCCTCCATCGGGGGCGCCGGCCCGGCCACCGCGTCCGGCACGGCGGCGGGCACCGGTTCGGGCACCGTTTCCGGCGCTGCGAAGGGCTCCGGGAACGGCTCCGCGCCGGCGTCCGGGAACGGCCCGGCGGCCGAGGCCGCGGCGGGTGCCGGGGCCACGACGGGCACCGCCGGGGACTCCGGGGCGGGTGTCACGCCGGACTCCGGGGCCGCGGGCGCGCCCCGCACGGAGGCCGCGGCGCGGGACGCCGAGGTGAGGGACGGCGGAGGCGGCGATGCGGACCGGTGA
- the mtrA gene encoding MtrAB system response regulator MtrA, giving the protein MKGRVLVVDDDAALAEMLGIVLRGEGFEPSFVSDGDKALDAFRETRPDLVLLDLMLPGADGIDVCRRIRAESGVPIVMLTAKSDTIDVVLGLESGADDYIIKPFKPKELIARVRARLRRTDEPTPEILQIGDITIDVAGHSVKRGDQTINLTPLEFDLLVALARKPRQVFTREVLLEQVWGYRHAADTRLVNVHVQRLRAKIEKDPEHPEIVVTVRGVGYKAGPA; this is encoded by the coding sequence ATGAAAGGACGCGTGCTGGTCGTCGATGACGACGCCGCTCTCGCCGAGATGCTCGGGATCGTGCTGCGCGGGGAGGGCTTCGAGCCATCGTTCGTTTCCGACGGGGACAAGGCGCTCGACGCGTTCCGTGAGACCCGTCCGGACCTCGTGCTGCTCGACCTGATGCTGCCCGGCGCCGACGGCATCGACGTCTGCCGCCGGATCCGGGCGGAGTCGGGCGTGCCCATCGTCATGCTCACCGCCAAGAGCGACACGATCGACGTCGTGCTCGGGCTGGAGTCCGGCGCGGACGACTACATCATCAAGCCGTTCAAGCCGAAGGAGCTCATCGCCCGGGTGCGCGCGCGGCTGCGCCGTACCGACGAGCCGACGCCGGAGATCCTGCAGATCGGCGACATCACCATCGATGTGGCCGGTCACTCGGTCAAGCGCGGCGACCAGACCATCAACCTCACCCCCCTGGAGTTCGACCTGCTGGTGGCGCTGGCCCGCAAGCCCCGCCAGGTCTTCACCCGGGAGGTGCTGCTGGAGCAGGTGTGGGGCTACCGGCACGCGGCCGACACCCGGCTGGTCAACGTGCACGTGCAGCGGCTCCGCGCCAAGATCGAGAAGGACCCGGAGCACCCGGAGATCGTGGTGACCGTGCGCGGCGTCGGCTACAAGGCCGGCCCCGCCTGA
- a CDS encoding glycerophosphoryl diester phosphodiesterase membrane domain-containing protein — translation MRPGIIPLRPLAVGEILDGALRLIRSSPRAALGLAAGAAVIGTLPLAIVQALEANEAFSSLFGEDASVRPPAGILPSVSEVIADAAGVLVQFLLVTVLTGVLTQILGRAVFGGRITAGEAWQRSKGRIPALLGTAVLTGLILAAPALVLITLIFFALGAAEIGLFFLLSLGGTVALICYVAFFGTRLALAAPAVVLERLGVIAALRRSWELTRGAFWRVFGVIVLTNIIVAVVTLVIGIPFGLMAGAILFATDGGSGATPVLVTLSVLSEMCAAIITYPLQAGVLGLLYTDRRMRAEAFDLVLQSAAADQYRLGWVPASADELWLRPAGGGPHGGA, via the coding sequence ATGCGGCCGGGCATCATCCCGCTGCGCCCGCTCGCCGTGGGCGAGATCCTCGACGGCGCGCTGCGGCTGATCCGGTCCAGCCCGCGGGCCGCGCTCGGCCTCGCCGCGGGGGCCGCGGTGATCGGCACCCTGCCGCTCGCGATCGTCCAGGCCCTCGAGGCGAACGAGGCGTTCTCCTCGCTGTTCGGCGAGGACGCGAGCGTGCGGCCGCCCGCGGGGATCCTCCCGTCGGTCAGCGAAGTCATCGCCGACGCCGCCGGCGTGCTGGTGCAGTTCCTCCTCGTCACCGTCCTGACCGGCGTGCTCACCCAGATCCTCGGCCGCGCGGTGTTCGGCGGGCGGATCACCGCCGGGGAGGCATGGCAGCGCAGCAAGGGACGGATCCCCGCGCTGCTCGGCACCGCCGTGCTGACCGGCCTCATCCTGGCGGCCCCGGCGCTGGTGCTGATCACGCTGATCTTCTTCGCGCTCGGCGCCGCCGAGATCGGGCTGTTCTTCCTGCTGAGCCTCGGGGGCACGGTCGCCCTCATCTGCTACGTGGCGTTCTTCGGGACCCGGCTGGCGCTCGCCGCGCCCGCCGTGGTGCTGGAACGCCTCGGCGTGATCGCCGCGCTGCGCAGGTCGTGGGAGCTCACCAGGGGCGCCTTCTGGCGCGTGTTCGGCGTCATCGTGCTCACCAACATCATCGTCGCCGTGGTCACCCTGGTGATCGGCATCCCGTTCGGGCTGATGGCCGGCGCGATCCTGTTCGCCACGGACGGCGGCTCCGGGGCGACCCCGGTGCTGGTGACGCTCAGCGTGCTGTCCGAGATGTGCGCGGCGATCATCACCTATCCGCTGCAGGCGGGCGTGCTGGGCCTGCTCTACACCGACCGCCGGATGCGGGCCGAGGCGTTCGACCTCGTGCTCCAGTCGGCGGCGGCGGACCAGTACCGGCTCGGCTGGGTGCCGGCGTCGGCCGACGAGCTGTGGCTGCGGCCCGCCGGCGGCGGCCCGCACGGGGGTGCGTGA
- a CDS encoding DUF4129 domain-containing protein, which produces MIVTAPIGVDRDPARERALNELLDPRYEHEPWLDRLRRQFDEFLDRLNDVIHSEQTGWLAAAALLTFIVALIALPLWRARRLTRRAALERTAVFTGRERTAAEHREEAERLAAAGEWAEAIRERLRAVARDLEERAILDPMPGRTAAELAADAGRELPGLADELAAGARLFEDVTYGEMPGSAEGYARLVRLDEQVAAARPRPLTAVGGERG; this is translated from the coding sequence ATGATCGTGACGGCCCCGATCGGCGTCGATCGCGACCCGGCCCGGGAGCGGGCGCTCAACGAGCTGCTCGATCCGCGATACGAGCACGAGCCGTGGCTCGACCGCCTCCGGCGCCAGTTCGACGAGTTCCTCGACCGGCTCAACGACGTGATCCACTCGGAGCAGACCGGGTGGCTCGCGGCCGCGGCGCTGCTGACGTTCATCGTCGCGCTCATCGCGCTGCCGCTGTGGCGGGCGCGGCGGCTCACGCGGCGGGCCGCGCTCGAGCGGACGGCCGTGTTCACCGGGCGGGAGCGCACCGCGGCCGAGCATCGCGAGGAGGCCGAGCGCCTCGCCGCGGCGGGCGAGTGGGCGGAGGCGATCCGGGAGCGGCTGCGCGCCGTCGCCCGGGACCTGGAGGAGCGGGCGATCCTCGACCCGATGCCCGGCCGGACCGCCGCGGAGCTCGCCGCCGACGCCGGGCGGGAACTGCCCGGGCTCGCCGACGAGCTCGCCGCCGGCGCCCGGCTGTTCGAGGACGTGACCTACGGCGAGATGCCCGGCTCGGCCGAGGGGTACGCACGGCTCGTCCGGCTCGACGAGCAGGTGGCCGCGGCCCGGCCGCGGCCGTTGACCGCGGTCGGGGGTGAGCGCGGATGA